Genomic segment of Nothobranchius furzeri strain GRZ-AD chromosome 12, NfurGRZ-RIMD1, whole genome shotgun sequence:
taaataaaaaaaaaaacttcagattgttttctttgttttaatacaatcaatataaaacaaggctggagcctgaggacagtgtagtacaagtacaacacctgaagtgtacttgaaaatttgaataaaaaaaatctataaataaaaaaacattccttagtgattcagagcttacagatcacatggctagatcagtttcatgcagcacttaaagtatatttgactcattttactttacatcttttagctttcaccagcacatcaacatcagaagtcacatcctgagtggcggccaacttcaggatgtgattcaaattcttgtgtgagccttgagtgcagctttgttttatttatactcattacagagaaaacttgctcacaatgataagtttattttaactctacattgtaaagtatgaaaataaagtttacacaaccatctcgggggccggatttaacccgcttgcgggccggatccggcccgcgagccgcatatttgacacccctgaaatAGACCAAGTTTTAAATAAATACTATTTGGGACGCATTTGCACTGATGTCTGTTTCTACAGAATTCTATGATTCTGCTAGCACAAACACCAGCATCAGCTTGTATCACGATTGTCACGTGCTTTCTGCAGAATTGTAACATTTCTGCAGGAAAAAACATGCACTGTGAAAATAACTGTAGTGTAAAGTTAATATATGTGTTTCTGTGAAATAGTTTTAAATTTGAGTTGTTCTAAGATGGCAACAGCCCACTTTGGTTCAGCAAGTGCTGCCAACTCCTCAGTAAGGGAAGTGAGAAGTTGCCAAATGAGTcgtaataaatataaataattatttattaaataataaataataataaataatttatttggcAATGTGTGTTCAATTCCACTGGACACAACAGAACAACAAAAGAGGAAAACAAAATGCCCTAAATATGTTCTGTTCGTTTTCATCCAATTATGTGGGTCTGGACTGGGTACCAGATGAGCTCGTGGCCCTGCCTCTGATGACATCTCACTCCATGATTGGCTGGATTTTGGCTGGTCTGGATACATGGCAGAAGTTACATTTAAAGTGCTCAGGTAGCCAGATCTGCATGTAAAGCCACAAAGATGCTAAGTTGGAAACACTGCAGTCCTGCTATAGGAGGCTGtctaaaaagaaagaaacacacaaacaaaacaaagaaaatgtaaacacaaatcCTTTTGATTGTGAATTAGCAGACTTGgtgcatttttttctgtttttgtgtgtgtctAATTGAAGTCATGTGTATCGGATGTGAGTATGTGTGAACCAGAAGTTTTAGTTGTTTTTGCAATGTGTTTGCTTACTTTTCATTGCTTCCTGTACGCCCGCCACACCAAACTTTACTTCAaacttcaatcaatcaaactttatttataaagcactgaaTCATGCaatgcatgcaactcaaagtgcttattaaattaaaaaggcccggcatacccacattccctcccatccccagaattttaacaacagtctgacaataaaaaccccgtcacaacacacacacacacacacacacacacacacacacacgcttcccCCGGAAAAAACACGATGGACtgagataaggataaggaaacaccatcaggggagtCATCTGCCCCAACAGCAGCAGAtcaacagcagcagccgaggcaccgacacagggcgcccagggcagggagggtggagacccccccacctccacccagtcacacctggaaagcacccaggccgccacagctgaCCACCGcccggggcagagggcacccacagaggaaacactggaaaaagggggctacttctccaaactgaggccattcagtAGTAACTTACTGCTTATAACTTTTCCACTGAACCTCCAAATATATATCACCTTTACATTTTTACTTCAGACAGTATAAAACTGCGCAACACTAAAGTACTTTTAAGTGTTCTAAAACTATGTCCAGACACCTcaatttctttctttttcataATAATCAGCAATTTAATTCAATTTCAGGAAAGTCTTATTAACAGCTAATAACTTCAGGAAATAGTTATTAAATCGGTCTTTCGGGCAGCAAAACTCCAAATCAGATTTATTGATTTTGAAGACAAGCACCAGGCAGTTTGAAAAGGGGATGGGAAGGAAATAAGTAAGATGGGGTGTGTGGGGTTTTATGTACTGATAATCCGTCAATTAGCCACCGACTAATCGATGACAGCAGCTGTAAATAGCAGAAGTCGGATAACAGACGGACAGAGTTCAGCGAACACCGCAGCGAGAAGCACAAAATTAGCAAACTGTGAATCTCCACTCGAGGCGGAGCTTCAGATTAGTcgacagcagttttttttttctttttccccgtCGTGTATTTTTTGTTTCAGAGGTTCAAGCCTACGTGCCTCAAGCATGAAAGTAAACTGGTTTCTCTGGGTAGAGGAGGAGGGGGTTAGCAAAGCAGCAGAGAACTTTTTAATCGAGTCCCACCTGGGACGTGGAGCGCGACGCTGCTGAGCAGAAGAAAATGTGACTGGAAATTTTTACCAACACGACGcctgaagaaataaaagaagtaagtcccccccccccaaataagcaCGAACGATTTTGAAGGCTCTTATCAAAAATACAGATTTACGGTTACATGTACCTAAAGTGTGTCTTTTTAAGTGTTCTCGAGTTTTCTGCGGTCGGTCGCGTGAACCGTTTTGAGGTGGAAAACACAGGCAAGCAGCGCCAGTTCTTTACTGTGATGTTCATACTTTAAAGTAGTCCCTCGGTGTTAACTTTGAACGTCTTATTTCGCCGTAACTAGCCGTCTGTTACCGCATTCTGCACCGTTTTCACCGTGAACTTAGAAATTGAGACTTGTGGCCAGAGGGAGGAGCCCCACCCTTTCATGCTGTGGTTTGATTTCATTCCTCTTTATTCCGCTGCGTACTTTAATCCAACTACTCGAACCGGCGACAGCCACTCTTTAGAAGCACAAATCCTAGTTTTATCGTTACACCAACACACGGATGTTTAGTTATAtagtgttttttttacacattcatCCAATTACAAGTGTTTTTCATTTTTCCCACCACTGTTTTTACTTTGGTCGCTTTTTTGTACATTAATTAGTTTATTTGGAAGAACAATTACACTGTTTTATATATAATAATGATATTCCTTTGGGACATGCATGTCCAAAATGCGGCACAGGGGCCATCTGCGCGCCTCTGGGTGATTTTGTGTGGCCCCCTGTTGTTTCTAACATTTTTGTGCTACTGATTTTGGAAGATAAAGATCATCGTTAAATATTTTTGCATTAAAATTATAGTATTTTTGTGGCCAGAGAGGACAATGAACTTGACAGTTTTGGCCCTGCCTTGATAAATTTGGGCCCCCCTGCTCTAGGACATGAAACAACCTGCATCAAAACAACATTTTTGCCTGTAATGGTCTTGTTTTTATGCTGTAACATTGacttttgtctttcttttcctAAATCACAGTATGGCCCGTCGCTCGCAGTGTTCCTCAGCTGGGGATAACCCCCTCAACCCCAACTACCTCCCGCCACACTATCGGGAAGAGTACCGCCTGGCCATCGACGCACTGGTCGAGAACAGTTTGGATGGCTACTATGAATTCCTCCACAAAGCAGATGTGGTGGACTTTCTTTCCACAACGGAAATCAAGTATATTGAGAACTATGTCCAGATTCCCAAGCACATCAGCCAGCCTGAGCAGTATTTCCTGGGGACCGGAGGAGATGGCTCCTCAGACACTTACTGGCCTGTTCACTCAGACCTGGATGTCCCCGGTTTGGACCTTGGCTGGCCTCAGGTGCATGCTTTCATTGAACCCACAGAAATCACAACTCTTCTTAACCCCCCTGAGCCGGACATGCCGAGTATCAAGGAGCACGCTCGACGACTTATCAGGAATGCTCAGCAGGTTTATTTTCTCCTTCATTTAGTTTCTCACAAGCCCCGTATTCCTGGTAGTTTAGTTTTCTTTTACATTTATCTTGTTTCTGGCCCCGTAGGTCGTTGCCGTAGTGATGGATATGTTTACAGATGTTGACATGTTTTTGGAAGTTCTCACTGCGTCATCAAGGAGAGTGGCCGTCTACGTCCTGCTGGATGAAGTCAACGCACATCACTTTGTTAATATGGTTGTTAACTGTAGAGTAAATCTGCAGGATTTCCATGTGAGTACATGTCTTATTGCACTATAACAGAGGTATATTCTGTTTGCtcagtaaaaaaacaaacattagtAATATTATGCCTCAAAACAGCCCAAAATGCTTGTTTTAAAGTTAAGATTTAAGTATTTAAAAGTAGTTTGTGTTTGACGTTAAGTTGGAATGTAGAGGCTTGACTCAGCCGGCTGCAGACAGGGTGTGGAGGCAGGAGCATACTGAGAGACAAGCACACagttgatttgtgtatttttatggAGTTTCTTGACAGAATCATAAATTCTGTGCATCACCAgctttattgtttacttttgttttcCAAAATATTGAACCAAAAAAGCAGAACTACTTTATGTACTGTAGCTGCAGATATAAGTAGTTCTATACTGCAAAAATCTGCCTCATTTTTTGCAAATATTTCATTGTTTGGATATATTTATTTCGTAAAAGCCCAGTTTGATCTAAATCACATTGATGTCTATTATGAAAGGTGCCAGtgcattcaattcagttcaattcaaaattactttattaatcccagagagaaattagagtttcagtacacacaattctgagatcagacatgcatacataggcatagacacatgacaagaattggtgactgtggtcattcgtaacccgagttgcgctaccttaatagggatcagagggtttataaatgaggattggatcaggtggagggaaaaaaggcacttcagagctaccctctacagggagggcagctttgctatgcaaaaaacacctcagacagaaatgcaacagacttcagacaccacacaacataagtgtccactaggtggggtggtagggttatGGGACTCTCCTaacgtcagtgcatgcagccgcgataagcagcgctcttcacctcagtctggaaaggggtgggaggtagttgggtttacagagcacagtgactcctggaacgattcagcggccttcacagctcgcagtccgggccgggatagggagacagagttgagatgccgacggcagcattccacatttctttgggggggagggggtattcgtttcagcctcacaggctcaagggcaccagattcagataagaactgagCACCGAATCACCCTTATTGGTATTTGTTTGTTGTTCTCTCATTTCTGTCCTTGTCACTCATCTCTCCTCCCACTGCGTTGGAAAAACCCTTACATCACATCGCAGCATTTGCTTTGGTTGGGAACAGTGTGCTTTGGCATTTTATTGCAGTTTATTGTGCAAAGGACCCAAAACTTGCCAAAAAAATGGAACTGAAAAACAACTCCTCTGTGCATGACTTAAagttttggtaaatggtaaaaatatATTTGATATAGCATCTTCTAGACTCCTAGAACCCCtcacaaggtgctttacaacacaatcagtcattcatccattcacacacactcacaccctggtggtgatgacctactgtgtagccacagctgccctggggctcactgacagaggtgagacaAGCACAgatgccaccggtcccttcgaccaccaccagcaggcaaggtgggttaggtgtcttgcccaaggacgcaagcAGCTCTCTCTGCCCTAGAGCCGGGATcaatcctacaaccctccgattactagacaacctgctctacctcctgagctactgctgtctcttTCTCTTTAATCTCTCTGGAGCGGAAAAAGTTCTCAGTTCAGCTCATGTAGGAATTCATGATATCAAAGCTCATTGTTTTCTCTTGCAAACAGAAAGTGAAGGGTGTTTCTAACGTAACATCATTTCTCCTATATAAAACAATGTAGACAGAAACATTTGAACGTGGAGTCATCAGATCTTTGTGCTCTGATCTGATCACGTGATTGGAAATTGGGCCCGATCATGTGTTTTACAAAGGATCGGAATCAGGAGAAATGAATcggatttaaccttttaaaacaacaaacatgactttttaaagagcaagtcaccccctaccagagtattactccactcccacttcctgtttgaaaaatgcaacaaatgctgttgcctagcagaccgagagggcggagccgctaacaaatacacacacacacacacacaggctcacaacaacattgtgacatcatatggtaccagctaacgttctagggtacctcttagccaatagcgatggcagatttaaattcaactgcagtgcagagtttttacctgacaacggcacagccctgacagttttagacagaaaatcataattttaactaaaatgcactaaagtgcaaaactattgattacacgtgtctgcagcactattagacacgcatttatgtagtttatcaggaaaaaatagttgatttgggggtgacttgctctttaaattcatcCTGACATGGAAAATTTCAAATAGAATAAAAATAGCTTAGTTTTAATTTCAataagttcctctacatcagtgATATTTGTTTCTTGTACAAAAAACCAACTTGTAACGTCAAACAATTTACGGGAGGCAAGGACTCAGACACCAAGTATCGCTGTCAGCAAGCCTGCTAACACAGCTAACGTGTCTAATCGGGAGCGCTAAAATCCCTGcagcttggtggtattttaaacaGTACGGCAAAGGCAGAGCTACAGACACTTGTAATGTATCCAAACTGGGTATTCAACATGCTGGAAAGGGCACAGCTCCACGATTCGCTGCCTTCAACAAACAAGCTATCTGCGCTTTGTCGCATTTCCCTTTGGGCATCAACAATGCAAATCACATGATTGGAATATTCCTAATTTAGACCGTTTTTGTATGAGGCCTGATTTGTTTTGTTAATAAACCTGTTGCTCCTGTGTGCCTGTATCTCACATGTGTGCTGTTTCCATGGTGACTGATGAGTCATTGTTGGCAGCTTTTAACTTTTTGGGTGGTCTTGGTTCTCACAAAACTTCTTGTACAGTTTATACAACAGGATGTTGGCTTTTTGTTTTAACTTGGATTATTCCAAATAACCACTCAGGTAAATTGATTTATGTGGGAATTTTGTGCAGTTTTTCTTTGGTAACGTTAAAATTTGATGAAAGATGGAAATACCATTTACAGCTCATCTTGGCATTTTTACAAGTGTCAATACTAATTAGGGTTGtcactagggctgctcgattatggcaaaaataataatcacgattatggtgaccgaaattgagatctcgattatttaggacgatttttcaatttatgttgattttatttatttttattcagtcataaaattgctcagggcacaatcaggacaaaaataagaaacaagatgatcactaaaataactcctggttcccagtataaaaagaccaatatacttatagctcatagtctatgacccaagggctatagaccttggtttaactcatgtaagtctaaccagtacagacccaaataccgatatcttgcaaatactgacagcaagaagtatgcagtggcatttataacaaataaatacaaataaattgatgttcacaaaatgttgcataacatttattgagtcatgtcaaggtgctgtaggagcgtgcactagcaccgtgtcctcagagaggttagttattatttatcagcgtgaggaacttatttctaccttatttataaactatttatttacaagtccacaagttaatgtaataattgtcccaaccacagctgcaccccccaccccccaacccggtctcaaaaatccggggcaagctgcacgtgtgtttagcgcgccgcacgcgcacatttagccatttttagtggctcaggagtccgcaggtgcggtgtgtgtgtcactcactctggttactccaacagggagccggctcggagagctgtttctttagcgactgatacgtcactacatcattccctttcctaatgtcctaattcggtccggagcacaggcggagtgtttagctaacctgcaggaaatgtcgacgacagttatccagaaagtagctaagggttaccagagatgtttctgaggtgttcgctaggtacttttaggattaaaaagtcaagaagggggtctgaaaagctgttagaaatagcgtcaaagtcactaagttggtaacactgtgggaggagcgcttcatttgcaactcagggcagcgcaagcgggaggagcaaataatcggcttgttttgtttttataatcgttcaaaactcggatcgtaatcgtgattaaaattcgattaattgagcagccctagttgtcacgatactaaaatttcaaactcgattcgatgcttggaaaaaaaactcgatttcgatactatttaaaaacaccaatttattgaacaagtttattcaaaaaataacattcctcaatttatattgcaaaaattaaatgttaagaattaagtgtattaagtgcttaaacctttcaagtatcagcattttttaaaacgtgcacataaaaactggcgaaagttaacactttaaatcatgaattgtctcactatatacacactatttgcagagtgatgttttgctgcttaaactctgtttaaggtgcatttttgtcataagatgtaatgccatatgttttgttctgtacttttgaacaactctgttggtcaataaagggagaaaatgaatttctccacagtaggacaaaggtacatctaccggtaatcttaataaaaacagactggcgcacggcagtgacgtcattaaaagcgccggttagattagccgcggctagtctgttcacgcctagaaatcccagacccgctccaaacgaacgggaaatcatgttaatgattcctaacaaaacctttcgacatgaagatgttttggtgcagataatgtcttatttcgaggctgcaccatgggtgcccgtccgcacccgttatatggatatacactgacggcgattcgccgatggatctaaataccccggggaatccaagtagcaccaaagttgtcagcgtgagtaaacaaacgtactgcatgctagaaattaagtccgggttgcaataaacgggagttttcctttaagcacataagcgtgaatatacaactacgtgtcggacttggtatgctaattaagttgggctgtgaagcacctcccaaattcgctgtttatgtttttgtttatttatttggcagacaaaacttggatccgagacaactcgcgtgggaaattgcaatgtagccatgcggcgtcttcttcttctgtttgtctgggaggcggaggctgctttacggcatctggctgtcgtgcgtgtcggtgtacttgaagaaggctgtgcataatagtccataatatcgataccacagggatggaatatctcatttagataccacttttagtatcgatttatatctaggtatcgatttttttgacaacactgatACTAATACACCTTTACCACCTAACTTTAAAACCACTAGATGTATGATCCTAATTATTTATGATACTATTTAGAGTGATTTTTTGTATTTTACAGTTTTTACGTGTGAGAACCGTGTCTGGGATCACATACCAGTGCCGCTCAGGGAAATCCTTCAAAGGTCAGATGTTGGATCGCTTCTTGTTGACAGACTGCAGGGCTGTTCTGAGTGGAAATTACAGGTGGCATTTCCTAAATCATTACAATTTTAAATGAAATATATTTCTTTATGCATTCAAACTGAGTTTCGACTTCTTGTGTTTTTGCAGCTTCATGTGGTCTTTTGAGAAGCTGCATCGCTGCATGGCTCACCTGTTCCTTGGACAGTTTGTGACAACCTTTGATGAAGAGTTTCGGATTCTGTACGCTCAGTCACAGCCGTTGATCGttgaagatgtgcttgctccaaTGGATGATTTAAACATTATGCATAAGCCCCAGTACCCAAATGAAAGCTCTTCAATGTATAGAGAGCCAAGAAAGTTTCTGTCACCGGACAGCGGCCATCCTGATGAATGGCGAAGACATTCAAACGAAGAGCGAATGGAAGGGGATTGGAGGATGATTGAACTAAAAAACCAGGATTCTCTTCGTGGTCCTGGTGATATGCATAGTAGGTTTGCCACCCCACAGTCACGCATGGAGCCCAGTTTTGATCAGGGTCCGCCCCGGATTTTAATGACAGAAAATCCTGCCTTAAAACGCCATTCTTATGCTGAAGGTGCTCAAGGTAGATACAATTTCCCATTCATGCAGCAACAGGGAATGCCGGAGCCCGAGCTTAAGGGGAAGCCTTTTCACAGGGGTCAGCAGCCATATTCGGGGCCGGGCCAAGAATCTGATTACAGTGGCTATGACAAGTTCTGGAACCAAGACTTTTTGTCTACAGATCAATATGTAGAACCTGGTTTACCACAAGGTGAGCCACCACATGATAATTTTGACCCTGTTCTGAACTATCTATCGTCGACAAGAAATCGGGACTTTGACCAGAACTCAGAGCACTTCCTACAACCATCTCACCCAAAAAGACTGAATTTAGTTCAGCCATATGTCCATCAAACCTCTCCCACCCCTTCAAACTCAGCCGAACAGAAGCCGTTTCTTCAAGATGCTACGGCTAATCGCAAGGATCCTAATGTGAAGCAGGGACTGAGGGACTGGAGGATTAGCTCATACTTGAGCACATGTGATAATCCAGAAGAAGAAGGTCCATCTTCTGAGCCATCTCAGGCACCAGACGCTTTTGAAGAGCCCCCAAATCCCATACATCAAAGCATGCAGGGCATGGGTGTGTCAGTTCCCAAAAAAGCTAATTTTAAAGTTCCTGCAGCACACAGGATCAGCCAGATGCCAAGTTACGCCAAAGCAACTGCTCAAGAAAAGCCAAAGAAATATCTGGAGGAACCTGTTCCAGGGGTAGTAGAGATCAGAGTAACACCAACACCATCTGAATGTTCGTCTACCCATGAAGGGGAAAAGATGGAGGAGGCAGAACAAAAAGAGACCGCTAACCCTCTGCTTCGAAGGGAcgattccttcaggaggaaatacAGTTCTGCCATGCAGAGAAGCTCCAGGCTAAGGTCCTCTCTAATATACAGCTCATTAGAGCAACAGCCAGCTCCCCAAGAAACAACTACTGCAAGTCAGCATGAAGAAGAAAGTGACAAAAACCAAACAGAACAGACAAAACTCCCCTTTGTAGCTCACATGTTGGGACAGAGGAAATCTGCTATGAGGGAACCTTTTGAATGGAGTCGTTACTTAAAGTCCGCTACTGAAGCACCCAAAACAGTTGATGGCAGCAGCAAAGCAGATGATAAAGATTCATCAAAGGATGATTCAAAAGATGCCTCAGAAAAACTTAAAGAGTCGATAAAACTTCCAGAGTTAGGCAGAGATACCCCTTCCCCGTCGCTGCCTCAGTTCAAGCCCTCAGAGGTTGAGTTTTCCAAAACGGATCAACCTGCACCACCAATCAAATCTTTGCAAATCGGTCTACCTTATGTAGACATGAACGATCCTGATATGAGGTTCATGTTTTTCAAAGAGCTAGCGGCGAAACGTAAAGCTGAAAAGGAAAAGGAGAAAGCTCAACCAAAACCAGAAGGAAATTGTCACACCGGCCCCGTTACCCAGAAAGAAGAATCTCTTCCTAAAAAGACCTCAGAAAGCAATAAAGATTTGACATCTGAGGGTTCAGTTGTCCCAAAGCCTGCTTCAAAGAGTGCAGAGAAAGCAGTACCTACAGAAGCATCTGAATCACCATCTCTTTCTGTAGATGGTAATAAAAATGCAAACATAAAAGACTCTATTCCCAACAGGGATCCTAATATCTCCAATACCGGTGATAAAAAAGAAACCAAACTCTTAGAGAAAGTAAAGTTGGACATGAAGTCGGTGGAGGACCTTCCTAATCTTGCAGAAACGGAACCAGAGCAGAGAAAATCGCTGCAAGAATCACCAGTGTTAATTAAAAGTTCACCATCTGTGCCCCGATCAAAGCCCTCAGAACTAAAGCCCCCCCAAACCGATCAGTCAATACAACAAATAACCAGTGCAACCAATCAGCCAGCAAAACCTAAAATCAAAAGTCCATTATACATGGACATGAGTGATCCCGACAGCAGGCTCGTGTTTTTTAAAGAGCTAGCAGCAAAACGCAAAGCTGAAAAGGAGAAAGCTGAAATTAAACCAGGAGCAGATTCCAACACCACTCCCATTACCCAGAAAGAAGAATCTCTTCCCAAAAATACCTCCGAAAACATTACAGGTGTGACATCTGagggtttaattgtcccaaatacGGCCTCAAACAGTGCAGGAAAGGCAGTAACCACCAACACATCAGAGTCGGCTTCTCTTTCTGTAGATGATAGTAAACATGCAAACACAAAGGACTCGGTTACCAACAGAGATTCTAATCTCTCCTATACTGGTGTTGAAGAAGAAACCAAAATCCCAGGGAAACTAAAGTTGGACATGAAGTCAGTGTTGGACCTTTCTAATCTTGCAGAAACAAAATCGGGGCGAAGAAAATCGCTGCAAGACACACCAGCGTTTATAAAAGATTCACTGCCTCAATCCAAGTCTTTGAAACCCGAGTCCCCCGAAATTGACCAACCAGTACCACCAACAACCAGTGCAGTCAATCAGCCAGCAAAACCTAAAATCAAAAGTCCATTATACATGGACATGAGTGATCCTGACAGCAGGCTCGTGTTTTTTAAAGAGTTAGCAGCAAAACGCAAAGATGCTAGAGCTGCAGAGGCTGTAAAAGAGAAGGACAAAGTTCCGATCAAACCACAAATTGAATCTAAAAACTCTCCCACTGTTCTGAAGGCTCCGGCTAAAGAAACCCCAAATAGCACGGAAAGTTCAACAACTGAACCTTTAGTTGCAGAGACGGCTGCAGAGGAGACGATGACCAGGGAAGACACAAACTCCAAGGACT
This window contains:
- the fam83ha gene encoding protein FAM83H; amino-acid sequence: MARRSQCSSAGDNPLNPNYLPPHYREEYRLAIDALVENSLDGYYEFLHKADVVDFLSTTEIKYIENYVQIPKHISQPEQYFLGTGGDGSSDTYWPVHSDLDVPGLDLGWPQVHAFIEPTEITTLLNPPEPDMPSIKEHARRLIRNAQQVVAVVMDMFTDVDMFLEVLTASSRRVAVYVLLDEVNAHHFVNMVVNCRVNLQDFHFLRVRTVSGITYQCRSGKSFKGQMLDRFLLTDCRAVLSGNYSFMWSFEKLHRCMAHLFLGQFVTTFDEEFRILYAQSQPLIVEDVLAPMDDLNIMHKPQYPNESSSMYREPRKFLSPDSGHPDEWRRHSNEERMEGDWRMIELKNQDSLRGPGDMHSRFATPQSRMEPSFDQGPPRILMTENPALKRHSYAEGAQGRYNFPFMQQQGMPEPELKGKPFHRGQQPYSGPGQESDYSGYDKFWNQDFLSTDQYVEPGLPQGEPPHDNFDPVLNYLSSTRNRDFDQNSEHFLQPSHPKRLNLVQPYVHQTSPTPSNSAEQKPFLQDATANRKDPNVKQGLRDWRISSYLSTCDNPEEEGPSSEPSQAPDAFEEPPNPIHQSMQGMGVSVPKKANFKVPAAHRISQMPSYAKATAQEKPKKYLEEPVPGVVEIRVTPTPSECSSTHEGEKMEEAEQKETANPLLRRDDSFRRKYSSAMQRSSRLRSSLIYSSLEQQPAPQETTTASQHEEESDKNQTEQTKLPFVAHMLGQRKSAMREPFEWSRYLKSATEAPKTVDGSSKADDKDSSKDDSKDASEKLKESIKLPELGRDTPSPSLPQFKPSEVEFSKTDQPAPPIKSLQIGLPYVDMNDPDMRFMFFKELAAKRKAEKEKEKAQPKPEGNCHTGPVTQKEESLPKKTSESNKDLTSEGSVVPKPASKSAEKAVPTEASESPSLSVDGNKNANIKDSIPNRDPNISNTGDKKETKLLEKVKLDMKSVEDLPNLAETEPEQRKSLQESPVLIKSSPSVPRSKPSELKPPQTDQSIQQITSATNQPAKPKIKSPLYMDMSDPDSRLVFFKELAAKRKAEKEKAEIKPGADSNTTPITQKEESLPKNTSENITGVTSEGLIVPNTASNSAGKAVTTNTSESASLSVDDSKHANTKDSVTNRDSNLSYTGVEEETKIPGKLKLDMKSVLDLSNLAETKSGRRKSLQDTPAFIKDSLPQSKSLKPESPEIDQPVPPTTSAVNQPAKPKIKSPLYMDMSDPDSRLVFFKELAAKRKDARAAEAVKEKDKVPIKPQIESKNSPTVLKAPAKETPNSTESSTTEPLVAETAAEETMTREDTNSKDSAVNSEQETQRSISAMPESCFSKSPEEQVVSSPFAKENENFTQKVTPADVSCFLQGTDERQSPTPKSTSKDFISALSNSEESTFSPALPTDPGNLESIQLEPGPSLPSEPETRSELSSSQSLVQSSSSDPPMLNSDSPNSPSIADDIISSGHSPDVSSSTHAPDTSQRAQKSLILSSLESLQSTNECLEKPDDPSYQTYLDPVNQLASLENVSAADSVSVESDVSPSLPETNILNRIRILEELPAATPSMEGSEMAVFAEECVVPGSSQGVTADCTSLAVGLSLPDSSQDVSDLESSSSKHNLEEIVTQDLPLKHSPSESVENTDIDPAASPSEMTLSPQGTPAQIALTLNLNLTDSDARSPAGAEMGSPLSEPDKSVSSPEVKEAETVLPTLDTNSATSETESRTEKSPVHQSTQSESCSSEFASKHSADADLPCKTSESQSCEPAEERSEKQPSVDEKMPDNPEDTKKSTISGTQDSVNSEKHQNNYSESSETAPKQPKVNQSRYHSSTANVLSSSNLRDDTKLLLEQISANCQSRNEATKESPAVTDDEKEDKAEKNAKNIGRRFRGFNRAQPPTQEQEKLIERIQSMRKERRVYSRFEV